One window of Robiginitalea biformata HTCC2501 genomic DNA carries:
- a CDS encoding DUF4231 domain-containing protein — MEMNEEQFMRDRVDDQLNWYRKKSTRNKKYHMLFSGIIIVSGSLIPLVAGYSQWNSQFDGLLVACLGVLTAMATGIAALYKFQEKWLSYRTAAEALLREKILYQTRTRAYAGNREAYALFVSNVEDILSNENRGWNEIMASSGASEAGA, encoded by the coding sequence ATGGAAATGAACGAGGAACAATTTATGCGTGACCGGGTGGACGACCAACTGAACTGGTACCGGAAAAAAAGCACCCGCAACAAGAAGTACCACATGCTGTTCAGCGGCATCATCATCGTTTCGGGTTCGCTGATCCCGCTGGTGGCCGGATATTCCCAGTGGAACAGCCAGTTTGACGGCCTGCTTGTGGCCTGCCTTGGGGTATTGACGGCAATGGCTACCGGGATTGCCGCCCTCTACAAATTCCAGGAGAAGTGGCTGAGCTACCGGACCGCGGCCGAGGCGCTGCTCCGTGAAAAAATACTCTATCAAACCCGTACACGGGCCTATGCCGGCAACCGGGAAGCCTACGCCTTGTTTGTCAGCAATGTGGAAGATATCCTCAGCAACGAGAATCGCGGCTGGAACGAAATTATGGCTTCGAGCGGGGCCTCCGAAGCGGGGGCCTGA